A window of the Candidatus Bathyarchaeota archaeon genome harbors these coding sequences:
- a CDS encoding 50S ribosomal protein L44e, with translation MKAPKLISTYCPRCKKHTEHTVTLYKKGKDRALAIGNRRYARKQRGYGGQRVEEQRRFAKTTKKMSLKLACKACGYVVQRRGLRLRKLEITA, from the coding sequence ATGAAAGCTCCGAAACTGATCTCAACATATTGTCCTAGGTGTAAGAAACACACTGAACACACGGTTACACTATATAAAAAAGGGAAGGATCGAGCATTAGCTATTGGTAATCGAAGATACGCGCGGAAGCAACGTGGGTATGGTGGTCAACGCGTGGAAGAGCAAAGAAGATTTGCAAAAACAACGAAAAAAATGAGTTTAAAACTTGCGTGTAAAGCATGCGGCTACGTGGTTCAGAGGCGTGGACTAAGGCTCCGAAAATTGGAAATTACAGCGTAA
- a CDS encoding DNA primase small subunit PriS yields the protein MNKDEVDEFIRNKFAEYYRIQAPNIQPPLAIEKREFGFILFKERMMVRHKSFRNPVDLQQYLVLTVPSDAYFSAAYYERPEESMENKGWIGADLIFDIDADHIETRCKTEHDLWVCQSCGELGKGRQPDFCPRCGAQKFEERSWLCETCLEAAKIETMKLTDILQSDFGFSSDDISVCFSGHRGYHVHIESQIVQTLDQLARKEIVDYVMGTGLNPRLHGLDERGWKRTQIIVGPDLHDPGWRGRIARGVYDFLMDITPEQFENSHDIKKQVIDALIEYRNLILESWHKRGPWDAIKGLGIKTWEKIVARAIKCQAVNIDTVVTTDIHRLIRLPNTLHGKTGLKVTEISVKQLENFDPLSEAVAFKTGMLTVKVIEAHQFRIGNEVYGPYREQVLELPTAAAMLLLCKKVANIVR from the coding sequence GTGAACAAAGACGAAGTAGATGAGTTTATTCGCAATAAATTTGCTGAATACTATCGTATCCAAGCACCTAATATTCAACCCCCTTTGGCAATCGAGAAACGTGAGTTTGGTTTTATCTTATTTAAAGAGAGAATGATGGTAAGACATAAGAGCTTTAGAAATCCCGTTGACCTTCAGCAATACTTGGTACTAACTGTCCCTTCAGATGCATATTTCTCAGCTGCTTACTATGAGCGGCCCGAGGAAAGTATGGAAAACAAAGGCTGGATTGGCGCAGATTTAATTTTTGACATAGATGCGGACCATATAGAGACTCGCTGTAAAACAGAACATGATTTATGGGTCTGCCAATCTTGTGGTGAACTTGGAAAAGGGCGCCAACCTGATTTCTGCCCGAGGTGTGGGGCTCAAAAATTTGAAGAAAGAAGCTGGTTATGTGAAACGTGTCTAGAAGCAGCTAAGATTGAAACTATGAAACTTACTGATATACTGCAAAGTGACTTTGGTTTTTCCTCTGATGATATTTCTGTTTGTTTTTCCGGGCATAGAGGTTACCATGTACATATCGAGAGTCAAATTGTGCAAACTCTGGATCAACTGGCTAGAAAAGAAATTGTAGATTATGTCATGGGAACGGGACTTAATCCACGGCTTCATGGGCTGGATGAGCGAGGTTGGAAAAGAACTCAAATAATTGTTGGTCCCGACCTCCATGACCCAGGTTGGCGAGGGAGAATCGCCCGAGGCGTTTATGATTTCCTCATGGATATTACACCTGAACAATTTGAAAACTCTCATGACATAAAAAAGCAGGTCATTGATGCTTTAATTGAATATAGAAATTTAATTCTAGAAAGTTGGCACAAGAGAGGTCCCTGGGATGCCATTAAAGGACTAGGGATAAAAACCTGGGAAAAGATCGTCGCACGAGCCATAAAATGTCAAGCGGTGAACATCGATACTGTGGTAACGACAGATATTCATCGGTTAATCCGGTTGCCTAACACGTTACACGGTAAGACCGGTTTAAAAGTAACAGAAATCTCGGTAAAACAACTTGAAAACTTTGATCCTTTAAGTGAGGCAGTAGCATTTAAGACTGGGATGCTAACTGTTAAAGTTATTGAAGCACACCAATTCCGGATTGGTAATGAGGTTTACGGTCCATATAGAGAACAGGTTCTTGAATTGCCAACAGCCGCTGCAATGCTTCTCCTCTGTAAAAAGGTTGCCAACATCGTGAGGTAA
- a CDS encoding DNA primase regulatory subunit PriL codes for VDSVVKLFSSLSDFDEKMTRYQVEHIAGKRGSRTKYTSPNCDTLRTHGLCLGPDEICRSVRHPLTYYRRKLKTIKLGGRKGS; via the coding sequence TGTCGATAGTGTTGTTAAATTATTTAGCAGCTTATCCGATTTTGACGAGAAAATGACGAGATACCAAGTGGAACATATAGCAGGCAAAAGAGGATCACGGACAAAATATACCTCTCCGAATTGCGATACTTTGCGCACACACGGTTTATGTCTAGGTCCCGATGAAATCTGTCGAAGTGTTAGACATCCGCTCACGTACTATCGGAGAAAGTTGAAGACTATAAAACTGGGAGGTAGGAAAGGTTCGTGA
- a CDS encoding DNA replication complex GINS family protein — MYDELYQAWKREKENRKLQALPNEFYNAISLYIKGLTEEQRMLDERSLRTKLLAKELKYAQKLISDLLHLRSQKILQETLVEGAKLDGKLTLEEEALLANIASLIKARGKLTTAIVSGRQPELREVILAKPKKILVRFLREIPAIIGTDMKTYGPFKPEDVARLPVENVEALLKQGVVMKLEVEE; from the coding sequence ATGTATGATGAGCTCTACCAAGCTTGGAAGCGAGAAAAGGAAAACCGCAAACTACAGGCGCTTCCGAATGAATTTTACAACGCCATAAGTCTTTACATTAAAGGCCTAACTGAAGAGCAACGAATGTTAGATGAGCGATCGTTGAGGACCAAACTACTTGCTAAGGAACTTAAATACGCACAGAAATTAATCTCGGACTTGCTTCATCTGAGAAGCCAAAAAATTCTTCAAGAAACCCTCGTTGAAGGCGCAAAACTCGATGGAAAATTAACTCTAGAGGAAGAAGCACTACTGGCCAACATAGCTTCACTTATTAAAGCCCGTGGGAAGTTAACTACAGCAATAGTTAGTGGGCGGCAACCCGAATTAAGAGAGGTAATCTTAGCAAAGCCAAAAAAGATATTAGTCAGATTCCTCCGAGAAATCCCAGCCATTATAGGTACAGATATGAAAACCTATGGTCCATTTAAACCAGAGGATGTTGCAAGATTGCCTGTGGAAAATGTTGAAGCTCTTCTTAAGCAAGGTGTAGTTATGAAATTAGAGGTTGAAGAGTAA
- a CDS encoding translation initiation factor IF-2 subunit alpha, with protein sequence MGSKSEFPEPGDLVVATVSQITPYGAYVTLDEYGKEGLLHISEVSSSWVRNIRDHVREGQKVVLKVLRVDAEKGHVDLSLRRVTGREKKEKLFEWKRARKAEALLKMAAEKLGFSFSEIYQIAGVKIEEHYGGLYEGLEDASERGEVALVKLGIPQNYATVLAEIAKAKIQIPKVKVKGILELTCPQPNGVEVIRKALISAKNFKRPREATVEMYVVGAPRYRVEVSARNYKEAEKLLQGVVETAINVVKAGGGYGTFKRLEA encoded by the coding sequence ATGGGGAGTAAGAGTGAATTCCCAGAACCAGGCGATTTAGTAGTTGCAACGGTATCGCAGATTACACCCTACGGAGCTTACGTTACCTTAGATGAATACGGGAAGGAAGGGTTATTACATATATCTGAGGTTTCCTCCAGCTGGGTGAGAAATATTCGCGATCATGTCCGAGAAGGACAGAAAGTTGTTTTAAAAGTCCTCCGGGTAGATGCTGAGAAGGGACATGTTGACCTTTCGTTAAGAAGGGTGACTGGAAGAGAGAAAAAAGAAAAGCTGTTCGAATGGAAGCGCGCGCGAAAAGCTGAGGCTTTGCTAAAAATGGCCGCCGAGAAGCTGGGTTTTTCTTTTAGCGAGATATATCAAATTGCAGGGGTGAAGATTGAAGAACACTATGGTGGACTGTACGAAGGTTTAGAAGACGCTTCAGAACGGGGAGAAGTTGCGCTAGTTAAGTTGGGGATTCCCCAAAACTATGCAACGGTTTTGGCAGAAATAGCGAAGGCAAAGATTCAGATTCCAAAGGTCAAAGTTAAGGGGATACTTGAATTAACTTGCCCCCAGCCTAATGGCGTAGAAGTTATTCGTAAAGCATTAATTTCCGCTAAGAATTTTAAGAGGCCACGAGAAGCGACAGTGGAAATGTATGTTGTAGGTGCACCTCGTTATAGAGTCGAAGTTTCCGCGAGAAATTACAAGGAAGCTGAGAAACTGCTTCAAGGAGTTGTTGAGACCGCTATTAATGTGGTTAAAGCAGGAGGCGGTTATGGTACTTTTAAAAGATTAGAGGCATAG
- a CDS encoding 30S ribosomal protein S27e — translation MRLVVKWIEIIPRPKSSFIRVKCPECGNEQIMFNYASMSIHCNVCGGVLAESTGGKANIKGEIVNILE, via the coding sequence GTGAGGCTTGTGGTAAAGTGGATTGAAATTATTCCGAGACCCAAAAGCAGCTTCATTAGAGTAAAGTGTCCCGAATGTGGAAATGAACAAATTATGTTTAATTATGCTAGTATGTCTATTCATTGTAATGTGTGTGGCGGCGTGCTTGCCGAATCCACTGGAGGGAAAGCCAACATTAAGGGAGAAATCGTGAATATTTTGGAGTAA